Part of the Pelmatolapia mariae isolate MD_Pm_ZW linkage group LG3_W, Pm_UMD_F_2, whole genome shotgun sequence genome is shown below.
GCACATCCTCAGTGCTTTTGAATTCCAGAAGACCTGGGACAACCAAACTGTTGTGAAACACATCAAGGAAAGCTTTGGTGAACGCATTCCAGAGGATGTCAGGTGAAATACTATTGTTTATTGTTACTGTGTGTATTCATGTAATGACTTGTACTTAAAGATAATATACCAAagtaaagaagtttaaaataTTATTCATCATTATAAAAACATATGGACTATACCAGTAGAATTTAAAAGTCATAAAAGCatacacagaaacagaacagtatataataaaatatttaactaATTAGCAATTGCTGTTGTccctatttattttttatagccTCGAGTTTCTAATGGCTTGTGGCAATAAGCTGGTGTCTCCAAAGCTCCAAGATGGTCAGGAGCTGAATGGGATGCTGATCCTAAAGGTTTTTAAAACCAAAGTCCTCTATGTAAGGCCATCAAGGACACTTTTAGTAAGTTCCTAAAAGAATGAAAAGTAATCATGATTTGGGAAAAAACATGTCAACAATTGGGCTTCTAGCAAAAtagaatatatttatttaaaacaagtgTTTGGGAGCAATCAATATGCATATTTCTTATGTTAATCCTTTTAAGATAAGCTATAATTACTTGCTTTTGATATATGTTTTTGGTCTTTCTCTGTTGAAGAGTGAATCAGATGAAGACAAAGATCCTTCTTACATCAGCTCCAAATCAGCATTAAGCAGTTGTGCAACTGATAAGGACAGTGACAATGATTGTTTTGAAGTTGATAGTTCAAAAATCCAACAAGACATGAGCAGCCAAGTCACTACAAGGTTAAGAAGTCATGTTAAAGGTGATAACCCTGGCACTAGCAGTGATGAAGAAGATGATACTGGGACCAACTGTATTGGAAGGAGTGTTGGTAAAAGGCGACGAGCAAAACAAGGAAGTGATGGGAACAGCATTTGTGATGAAGGCTACATGGCAAGAAGTGATGACAAACCTAGCACAAGCAGTCACAGCagagatttcaatgcaagaagTAAAGACATCCCTGCCATTAGTGTTAATGATGAAGATTATTCTTCATATTTAACTCTCGTGGCATCGCTTTCTGGCGATTCTTCAGATGATGAGGATTTAAATCAAGCTATAATTGCGAGCTTGGAGAATCAGATGTGAGTAACAAACATACAGAATTTGAGTTTGAGAACTGATTAGATTTCTAGAATTGTCAAATCAATATAAAAATTTTAAGCTTTAGATCTCTATGTGTGTGACGCATATTCTCGAATTCTGTAACATGACTACATGgctgatatattttattttctgttttattttctttttttagtgcaGAAAAAGTCCCTGTTCAAGAGATACTGCTGGAACTATCAAGCAAAATTAGCACAAAACAACAGTGCAAATTTAATATAAATCGCTCTGCTGTGTGGGAGGGAGCCTTGCGTGGTTTTCAAAGGCTATCTTATGATCCCAACTTGATGATCTGTGTGAAATTCTCAGATGATATGGGGAAAAATGAGGAAGGGGTTGATTTAGGTGGGCCAAGGAGCGAATTCTTGAGACTATTGATGGACACCATTGCCAGGTCAGCCATGTTTGAGGGGAAAGAAAACTGCAAGAACTTGGCTCTTGACAGTACTGGTAATTACCTATTCTTCTAAGATTAATAGTGGGAACAGTTTAACTGATTTTTACAGGCAACATTACTGACAattttgcttttccttttattCTGTTGCTTTGCAGCTCTCAGAGGGGACTGGCACTACATCTCTGGCCGAGCCATTGCAGTGAGCTTGGTACATGGTGGTCCACCACCTAACTTTCTGTCACCAACAGTATTTTCTCTTCTGGTTGGAAATTCAGCAAATCCAGCCCTGGAAGACATAGCTGACCTGGAACTCTTCGAAAAAGTCAAAAAGGTCtctatatgtttattttataaatctTATAGTGAATTTGAAATTGTTTGTGTTACACTTTTCTTTTGCAGGGAATGTTTATCTGGATCAGTCTGGCCATTGCTGAATGCCAACTTTTTATATGTTGCTGCGGTATTAAACTAAGACTCAGCAGATAAGGGTAGACGAAAGagtatattttcttatttttttaagcacattgtgaacttatttaaaaaaatatgtgtagTCATTTGACTTCCAATGTACGCTTGGGCATATTGTGATTGTGTAGACCACTAGTGGGTTCCTTCTAATAGGTTATAAGACTACTAAGTAACTTCCATAACAAGCCCTTCTTCTGCTCTTTGTGATGCTAGATATCTCAAAGTACAACCCTTGAGGACCTTGAAAAGTCAAAAGAACCTCTGCGTGACTACTTGGCCAATGCAGGATGCCTGAGGCCTATGCGTTCACTAAGAGACAGGGATCTGCTGGTACATGATATTGTCATGTTTCAGGTCATCCACAGACCTACGGATGGCTGCTATCCTACAACAATGTTTGGATAGTCACTGATGAAGGCAGAAGATTTTTCAATTATACCTCTAACAGACTGTTGTAGACGTCACCGCGGTGTTAGCTGTGCATTaatgtgttatttgtttttcctcaccTTCCTGTGCAGCTAAAATACCTTCCTGTTCAATTGAAATCTTCCTggttttcagtagtgtgtgtgagagtgtttcagtagtgtgtgtgagagcatttcagtagtgtgtgtgagagcgtttcagtagtgtgtgtgagaggtaaaatttcagtagtgtgtgtgagaggtaaaatttcagtagtgtgtgtgagagcgtttcagtagtgtgtgtgagagcgtttcagtaataatgtcccttaCGGCACCTCATACACATCGGGGCTCTGTTGATTTTCTGAATTTGATGGGAAAAGTTGGCTGCTTGAATCAAAAGGCAAACCTTGTGTGATGAAATTCAGTCCATGGTCCTGGGTACAAGACAAAACATGCACATTCAATAAGACATGTTAATGAATTATATGTTCTCAATATGGTTGAAATGTATGTGTGTAATATTAGTTGTCTCTCCATTCCCAAACCATGGTTGCACTGACAATGAATATATAACATGACCATTGTTactttttgaaatgttttggcCTGATGGAGCTCCTCCTGTGTCACAGAAAATAATACAATGCTCTTTACATGCTGAGTATGAGACTCACTTCTGTGAAAGAGTACATAATAGTTACACAAAAATAATGTGTCACTACtgtgttatgtaaatagtttgatttcaagaatacattttctgtttgatCTCATCTTAATTTCAAACACCAGAATTGTCTCTCAACTGAAAATATCCTTTTAATTCAAATGGACCCACAAACTGCCACATCCTCTGAAAAATGTGTGCCATAATTGGCATTGCTACAGTATGTAAAGATAGGCGTTCATGGTTGCCTGAATGATAAATCTTACCTGTGCAATCTGGGGTGCTTCCTCATGTATGGACTGCATATGTGGTGTGGGTAAGACATTAGCTGAAGACAATGAGGGCAGGAAACCATCCGTAGGTAATCCACTTAGGTCGTTATTCTGAAGGAGGAAGTAGTGCATTAACTGACAGCAGACACCTTAACCCTTCAAGTTTATGAGAATCGTCTTCAATCTTCTACCTTAACCTGTTAAAAATCATGAATGTTCTTAAAATATGTCAATTAGAGattaagaaactgaaaaaaaatcacagctcTTTATATTTAGCCTGCATGTCTCACTTACAAGAGTAAAAGGACATATTACAGTGGAATTCCACAGGTTTTTATCaggtctttattttattattgctgCAACAAAATCAAGCCTTAAACAAACGAGACATTAATTCTGATTAATGGTAATCAAGCAAGTGTTAGATTAGCTCTTGTTTCTTAGTCGTCCCCCTGGATAAATGACAGCATTCGCTGTTTAAAGCGTTCCTGTCGCAAGGTTGAGCGACTATGGAAGAAAACCCGTTTACAGGTTCATCTCCTCAACTTAAAGGACCTTTTAGTTGCATTTAACACTTCAGTTTGTGATGCGAGGGTTGCCTATTTCTCAGACCTTGTTTCAAAGAGCAGAGGTAACCCCAAGGTACTTTTTGACACCATTAGTGATATTGTTGctcctgctccacctgctgTTTCAATTACCTCAGATGAAGATTGTgaaaattttctttctttctttcatgaaAGAGTTAGTAATGTCAGGAACAAtatctctccttctgtgtctctctTGTCTGCTCCAACCCCACCTAGGCCTGATATTTTAGAAAGATTTTTACCTGGGTCCTTACCTGTGCTGGTCAAATTAGTTAATTCAATGAAAGTGTCCTCCTGTTCTCTTGATATTTTGCCTggatctttgtttaaaaatgtctttcagtTTATCAGTCCCTGTGTGCTTACAATTATCAATACTTCACTGGTTTCTGGTCAGATCCCTGGTTATTGTAAGAATGCTGTCATTCActctctgttaaaaaaaaaacctaagctTGATGCTTCACTTCTTAGCAGCTACAGACCAATTTCAAAATTACCTTCATTGCTAAGATTTTTAGAAGAGGTTGTTGCTAAGCAGATTATAGCTGTTCTAGATGAATACAGCATTCTGGATaaatttcagtctggttttcatAGACCTCACTCTACTGAAACTGCACTTATTAGAGTCTCCAGTGACATCTTGAATAAATATAAAGCAGGAGAATGCTCTGTCCTGCTGATGTTGGACCTGACCTCTGCCTTTGATACTGCTGACCAACACATTTTGCTAGATAGGCTTATCTGTGTGAACGATCTTTTAATTCTAAATACAGTTCCTCTTCTGCTTCTCTTGAATATGGTGTGCCACAGGGCTCTGTTTTGTGGCCTTTATAGTTTTTGCTGTATATACTCACTCTTCAGCACTTATTGAGCACTTTTAAAGCTATTTCttatcactgctatgcagatgatattcagttGTATATCTCCTTTAAGCCCCAAGATGTTTCCAAACTACTGATTTTGCATAGGTGCTTAGAttagcctcgcctctgtcagtgcgccctagggtggctgtggctacaatgtagcttgccatcaccagtgtgtgaatgggtgaatgggtggatgtgtaaagcgctttggggtccttagggactagtaaggcgctatacaaatacaggccatttaccatttaaagcCTCTGTGGATCATTTGCAAGTTCttcagaatgctgctgcaaagcttctgaccaaATCTTCTAAATACTCCCACGTTACACCCCTGATCATCCATTTGCATTGGCTCCCCATAAAATTCATAATCCACTTCAAGATTTTGACTTTGACATTCAGGGCTCTGCATTGACAAGCACCAACCTCTATCATTTACATCAGTACatccccagcaggtccctgaggtcatgtgatcagggcttGCTGCTCGTCCAACATacgaggctgaaaacaaaaggtGATAGAGCATTTGTAACTGTGGCCCCCATGGAACTCCTTTCCTTTGAGCCTGAGATCTGTAGACTCATGGGTTCCTTACAGctgaaaacgcatctttttaaaattactttttggttgtgttacgggttcgaaattgaggatgagagtaaaacaatgatagtccagaagaggtcgttcaaacaattgattttaatgcacgcagcgtggagaggtgcaaactgcaaaacagttgtacatctctgcccaaaatacactctagattgcttttataacatcagggtattgtaacgccccttcttgcgtttacaagcacataatttccatgtacagaacattcatgtattttaagaattaaatgcaaacacagaagttcctccttgtggcatactcttccgaatatggtgatgatctcaggcctttgaggtcaccacAGACTGGACCTCTCCTTCcatcacctgtaactaagcaaactcaaataccacaagaagctgaatacattcaggcctttactcagctactattttaccgtaacaatatactcagcctatgagttatgatacatatatttaactcaatcattttaaagtagttataactgcacctgtaataaacatgttaatatttgattatgataacccctataatataaattataacataatgccagcagcttcaataaacactttgatgaaatgataattaatgcaatgataagatgatggttatgtaaaataatccctgtaattcCACAATTCCCTCTTTTGACGTCTTCCAAAGACGTCACtacaccattcc
Proteins encoded:
- the LOC134621021 gene encoding G2/M phase-specific E3 ubiquitin-protein ligase-like — encoded protein: MARSDDKPSTSSHSRDFNARSKDIPAISVNDEDYSSYLTLVASLSGDSSDDEDLNQAIIASLENQIAEKVPVQEILLELSSKISTKQQCKFNINRSAVWEGALRGFQRLSYDPNLMICVKFSDDMGKNEEGVDLGGPRSEFLRLLMDTIARSAMFEGKENCKNLALDSTALRGDWHYISGRAIAVSLVHGGPPPNFLSPTVFSLLVGNSANPALEDIADLELFEKVKKISQSTTLEDLEKSKEPLRDYLANAGCLRPMRSLRDRDLLVHDIVMFQVIHRPTDGCYPTTMFG